One window from the genome of Asterias rubens chromosome 11, eAstRub1.3, whole genome shotgun sequence encodes:
- the LOC117296544 gene encoding organic cation transporter protein-like — protein sequence MGAYLVAYVLVTEYVGTSRRVLVGISIQFFFATGLTLLPLLAYLIRTWRLLQLCIAAPTALYFLLYFHMPESARWQVSKGRYRQAETTLRQIAKVNKKDFPEDAFSPQAIKAAREQSTVGGQQTAAGLFKTPNMRAKTLNLMFNWFVNSMVYYGLGLSTSNLGVDDYLASVISGVIEFPSYVYCITAMQYVGRRINLSGNMLVGGVACVITAFMDMGTARTIIAMIGKFCIAASFAIIFVVSGEIYPTPVRSAGMGISSTAARIAGILSPFMLELGSLWEPLPFILFGGLSIAAGLLALLLPETKDKILPETLEEGEAFGKPKCMGDGKEIDNDVDMLVIQPTTKQGENNNAYESEKQ from the exons TAACCGAGTATGTGGGCACAAGTAGACGTGTTTTAGTTGGTATCTCAATTCAGTTCTTCTTCGCCACTGGATTGACTCTCCTCCCGCTATTGGCCTACCTCATTCGCACTTGGAGACTTCTTCAACTTTGTATAGCAGCACCAACAGCCCTTTACTTCTTACTTTACTT CCACATGCCTGAGTCTGCCCGATGGCAAGTCTCTAAAGGAAGATACCGACAAGCTGAAACAACACTCCGACAAATCGCTAAAGTTAACAAGAAAGACTTCCCTGAAGATGCATTTTCACCCCAAGCTATAAAAGCTGCAAGA GAACAATCGACGGTAGGAGGACAGCAAACAGCAGCTGGACTTTTTAAAACTCCAAACATGCGTGCTAAAACATTGAATCTGATGTTTAACTG GTTCGTAAACAGTATGGTTTATTATGGATTAGGTCTAAGCACGTCTAATCTTGGTGTTGATGACTACTTGGCCTCTGTCATTTCGGGTGTTATTGAGTTTCCATCCTATGTGTATTGTATTACTGCTATGCAATATGTAGGCCGACGCATCAATCTGAGTGGAAACATGCTGGTTGGTGGTGTAGCGTGTGTCATTACTGCTTTCATGG ATATGGGGACAGCGCGGACAATAATCGCGATGATCGGCAAGTTTTGCATTGCAGCTTCGTTTGCGATCATTTTTGTTGTCTCGGGTGAAATTTACCCAACGCCCGTCAG GAGTGCTGGAATGGGAATATCTTCCACTGCAGCTCGTATTGCTGGTATCCTGTCCCCGTTCATGCTGGAGTTGGGGTCCTTGTGGGAACCACTCCCCTTTATCTTATTTGGAGGGCTCTCAATCGCTGCTGGTTTACTCGCCCTTCTGCTTCCGGAGACAAAAGATAAAATACTCCCGGAAACATTGGAAGAAGGAGAAGCATTTGGAAA GCCCAAATGCATGGGAGACGGCAAAGAAATCGACAACGACGTCGATATGTTGGTCATTCAACCTACCACCAAGCAGGGTGAAAACAACAACGCTTACGAATCGGAAAAACAGTAG